From Daphnia magna isolate NIES unplaced genomic scaffold, ASM2063170v1.1 Dm_contigs372, whole genome shotgun sequence:
ACTGAAAATCTATGTTTCTTTAAGTGATAACTATATTGTATTTTTCAGTTCGATGTCATCAGCCGGGTTCATTTTGCTCGAGCTTCGAGAGAGTACGAATATATGCAACATCAAATTAACACGAAAATTTTGTCCCGGCAAGTTATGGTTTGTAAAGCATGCGGTGTGAAACCCAAAGCTTTGCACGTTGATGGAAATTTTAAGCTTTATCGATGGCGTTTATCTCACATCAAGTAAGTCAGATTTTAAGATTATTGGCTGGGCCAACAATTAAAGAAACATCTTTAATACTCTAGAGATAGATCTCGCTCTCTTTTTAATAGTGATATTATTCACTCTGATGAAGATGTGAAGAGCCATGTAGAATTGATTGACTCTGTTAAGCCCAGGGTAAGGAATTTACTCAAATcgatcttcttttttttttatatatctTTCATATATTGATTTTATTGTATTAAACAATAGGGAAAAGGCAAAGATACTTGTGGAGATTCCGCATATACCGCTAGCCGTCTAGAATCCAATCGGAAGAAAAACATGGACCAAACGGGAGTTCTAATGGGTTCTTGCCGTCACGGAGTTATTCTAGGAGCGGCGAATATGGGTCGTGGGGAGACATATCGTCATGTCCATTTTCTTCATAGCAAAATTTCTTGCGAATTCTTTTGTCAAGATGTCGTGTGCAAATATTTCTGCTTTGCTGAAGAAATTGGCAAAACAAAGGGACTCGAAAGATTTGCACAAGTAACGCAGAATTGTACTGGCTTCCTGTCCCGATGGCACGGAAAAACTCACTCATGGCCATGCCAATTGTTATGGGGTGGAAGTTGGAAACTCCATGCAGCTGCTACCACGGGGGAGGAACAAGAACAAGTCTTTTCAACAATGTCGCGATATTCCAACACAACCCGTTATATGAGTGATGCTTCCCGAAGGGATCATCTAAGCGCTGCAATCGGATATTGGAATAggcgaaaagaagaaaatatgggGAAAACTCTTGTCAAGCGTTTGCTAAAAGCTCGGAAGAAGGTCGCCTGTctagaaaaagaatttgattcCTTGATGAGAGAAAGAGGGCTAGTGGAAGAAGATCTGCCAAAGATACTGGAACACCTTCGCACTAAGGCAATAAATTCTCATGATAAAATTGCTTCGACAAACTGGCCTCTCGCATATGAAAAAGAAGACTTAGAGGGACTTTATCTTCAAATACATAGGTTGCAATATAGGATAGAAACAGTAGCCGGTAATTTAAAACTATATTTTTAGTTCATTGGTTTTATTCTTATGTAAAACTAAATAACTGATAACAGGCTTgtgtctttttctttacagTTTCATCTAAAGAGAgaacaaaattaagaaaagGAATTACCAAAGCTAAAAAAAGGGCCGAAGGGCATATCTTGTTTGTTAATCAAATGATTGAAAATTGCCAAACAAAATTGCAGCCTAAAGTTGCTGAAGCTGAAATTAGAACCTGGCGGAAAGTCGAACCAACTGACTTCACTGAAGGAATTTTACCATGGCAAACAGAAGGATCGGGTGAGTAACAAACCATCTCCAAAATATCctattatattttatttatgataCATGATTTGTTTCAATTAGTTTCTGGTCGAGGCAATTTTCACCTGATCGACCTGTGGATGCTCCTAAGAAGATTTAAAGAAGAAGTAACTGAAACTCCCATCGAAATGTTTCGATACTTGGATTCGTTATCACATCTCAAAAAGTCACTGGAACTAAGTTTGTCATGTTCTGAATTACCTTTAAATCGAGGGAAACGTTTTCTTGTAtgtaatgaaataaaaaaattgaaactaaCCTAGCTTCCTCGCTCTCACTTTTTGAGGAATACTTACCGCCAGATAAACACGACgtgttttatgaattttacaATAGTTCTGAAGATTAGAGTGATTGTGAGTCTGATAGCGATGATGAACTGGTTGAGGAATAATTGTAAGATGACAAATTAACAGTGAAATGCAACAATATTTGTATAGCTACAGAACTGGAATGAATAAAACTTGGATAAAACGAGGTAAAAATATATTTAGTAGCAAAATCAATTTAGCTATTGAGTTTATGTACTGAACGATCAACGATGCAaggaaatacaaaaatacCGCCATAAAATATTGGCTTCCGTGTTCTTGAATGAGTATGGCTCTTGGTTGACTCAAACATTCTTcaccttaaatgcaaaaatatGCTATTATACGGATACCACTACATTCCATAACAATTTTaatcatatttttaaaaacaaaaaatttctcaGACTATCGTACTTGTTCTTCGTTTTTGTCTGCAAGATCGAGTATACCCCCGGATCgcaaaaacaacgaaaaactGTTtgtacaaaatatttttgtttctggAAATTCTGATCTAAATTTCATAGAAAAGTATAGCCATTATCATTGCTTTATTAGCAACACATTGCACCTAAATGTGACgattttggacttatagtttttccttaaataattattttggTTTCAGATAAATTTGGGAGGAGGGGAAACAACGAAAAAGTTGAAAACTTTGGGTCCGTCGTTCATGCattaattttactttttaaacgttcaaaatataatttttagatTCTACATAAAAGCAGGAATGTCTTAGTGCATAAATAAAAGCAGAATTTTGAATATTAGTGATCTAATTTACCTATAATCGAAGAGCCAATCACATTCATGAATACGGATGTCATTATTTTTAGGCGGcatttttgaatttccttTACATTGCTTCGGTTCATAAACTTAATAGCTATATAGGTTTTGTTACTATAttgttttttacttcattttaTTAAAACCTCATACATTTACTGTTAACTTAAAAAACTTTATCACTAtttggttttatttctttcattaaaaaaactcCCTTACCAGTTGATTATCTCTGTCCATCTCACATTCACTCTCATTTTCAGAACTACTGCAAATTCCATTAAACTTGTTTATATATCGtgataaatattctttcaAAAGTAAAAGAATATTGAAGCTAGTTTAGTTTATGCGTTTTTATGTTAGTTAGAAATTGTGTTCTAGAAACGTTCCCTGGTGTTCTTGATTATGACGAATAATTAATGATTTTTAGATGGCCTACCAATCCATGTTACAATTTCTCGTTTGAGAAATTTTAATTATAAGGTAAAactgttgtttcattttctgaCTCATAGTTTATTCAAAAGTGTCTTGCATTCGAAGAACCAATGAATGTAACAAATGCTATGGAGACACTGATAGTGGCATGGGAGACAATGATGAATCGCTCTTTACAATATGAACAAGGATAGCACTTTCTTGGTTCagaattctttcttttaagaaAGACAATATATATGAAAAAGGATGGTACTTTCCTGGTTCAAAATTGAGTTTAGAATTGAAATATGTTTGGGTACAGCGAACAACCTTAAGGAGCTGAAAcgtgggaaaaaaattaaattgaacTTTTCCGAGTGTACTGAAACCTAATTTTATCGATTACTTTTCCTTGTGGTCCTCTAAAAAACATTTCTTCGGGAGTTTTGACCAGATCCTTGTTGTTTACTTTTATAGCATTGCTTATTTGAAGAGGTAAAGGCACTGGATGAATTGGAGAAGGACTTGGAGTCGGAGGAAAAGAAGGAGTAGGACTTGGAGTAGGAGTAGGAGGAAAAGGAGGAGTGCGGCTTGGAGTTGCACTGCTGAAATTTTCACAGCTGTTCCTGCTTCCTATCTTCAACTGCCCAGCAGCACAATCGGTTATTAAAGATCGGGTAAGGACATCTCCAGTTATAGACTTGTGGTAATCCAAATCAATCACTGAATTTTTAACTCctacacacaaaaagaagtatCATTTATTGAAAAAGTTTAAACATTCAGAATGAAAATTTACGTGATGAAGCATGCTGTTTCCCCTCCGAACGTGCTCGCTTTTCGGGAACACCTTTTAAATGGGCTTTGGTTCTTCGAGTTTTCCCTACACCGTGAAAAGTTAGAGAACTGCAATTGAAAATACAATGAAGAACTAATAATCACCTATGGGATGAGCAAAATTTGTTGGAGAATCAGTTGAGACAGCATCAGTGATAGTAGTGCATTGATCAGGAAATTCCGATGTATCAGCATTCCGTATTATATGAGATTCCGATGTATAATATACGGCCAGCGGTATATGCGGAATCTCCACAAGTATCTTTGCCTTTTCCCTATTGTTTAATACAATAAAATCAATATATGAAAagatatataaaaaaaaaagatcgatTTGAGTAAATTTTCTTACCCTGGGCTTAACAGAGTCAATCAATTCTACATGGCTCTTCACATCTTCATCAGAGTGAATAATATCACTATTAAAAAGAGAGCGAGATCTATCTCTAGAATATTAACGATGTTTCTTTAATTGTTGGCCCAGCCAATAATCTTTAAATCTGACTTACTTGATGTGAGATAAACGCCATCGATAAAGCTTAAAATTTCCATCAACGT
This genomic window contains:
- the LOC123468526 gene encoding uncharacterized protein LOC123468526, which codes for MQHQINTKILSRQVMVCKACGVKPKALHVDGNFKLYRWRLSHIKDRSRSLFNSDIIHSDEDVKSHVELIDSVKPRGKGKDTCGDSAYTASRLESNRKKNMDQTGVLMGSCRHGVILGAANMGRGETYRHVHFLHSKISCEFFCQDVVCKYFCFAEEIGKTKGLERFAQVTQNCTGFLSRWHGKTHSWPCQLLWGGSWKLHAAATTGEEQEQVFSTMSRYSNTTRYMSDASRRDHLSAAIGYWNRRKEENMGKTLVKRLLKARKKVACLEKEFDSLMRERGLVEEDLPKILEHLRTKAINSHDKIASTNWPLAYEKEDLEGLYLQIHRLQYRIETVAVSSKERTKLRKGITKAKKRAEGHILFVNQMIENCQTKLQPKVAEAEIRTWRKVEPTDFTEGILPWQTEGSVSGRGNFHLIDLWMLLRRFKEEVTETPIEMFRYLDSLSHLKKSLELSLSCSELPLNRGKRFLVCNEIKKLKLT
- the LOC123468527 gene encoding uncharacterized protein LOC123468527 isoform X2; translation: MERQKNVDDVWDANREDMMQAIIVHATPAVTPRCKQCHMETTICVRCASCKEVLCFECDFSYHRTRPFHTRQCMQLDSSFPLKPTQFLDPSGNIFDKYVHVPLFLPTECSNCRAEGSLKCQAGSKSIAVITRDGRFDLSNTSFCCSKCLCIAEASVEMYWNIGLISSISCRGPQNFDVISRVHFARASREYEYMQHQINTKILSRQVMVCKACGVKPKALHVDGNFKLYRWRLSHIKEKAKILVEIPHIPLAVYYTSESHIIRNADTSEFPDQCTTITDAVSTDSPTNFAHPIGKTRRTKAHLKGVPEKRARSEGKQHASSRVKNSVIDLDYHKSITGDVLTRSLITDCAAGQLKIGSRNSCENFSSATPSRTPPFPPTPTPSPTPSFPPTPSPSPIHPVPLPLQISNAIKVNNKDLVKTPEEMFFRGPQGKLLKVVRCTQTYFNSKLNFEPGKYHPFSYILSFLKERILNQESAILVHIVKSDSSLSPMPLSVSP
- the LOC123468527 gene encoding uncharacterized protein LOC123468527 isoform X3 codes for the protein MERQKNVDDVWDANREDMMQAIIVHATPAVTPRYVHVPLFLPTECSNCRAEGSLKCQAGSKSIAVITRDGRFDLSNTSFCCSKCLCIAEASVEVYLQSGFWPGCPTSLTYLFSTDVLEHWTHLKHQLPGSSERKYLTILEELSKTRGRFDVISRVHFARASREYEYMQHQINTKILSRQVMVCKACGVKPKALHVDGNFKLYRWRLSHIKEKAKILVEIPHIPLAVYYTSESHIIRNADTSEFPDQCTTITDAVSTDSPTNFAHPIGKTRRTKAHLKGVPEKRARSEGKQHASSRVKNSVIDLDYHKSITGDVLTRSLITDCAAGQLKIGSRNSCENFSSATPSRTPPFPPTPTPSPTPSFPPTPSPSPIHPVPLPLQISNAIKVNNKDLVKTPEEMFFRGPQGKLLKVVRCTQTYFNSKLNFEPGKYHPFSYILSFLKERILNQESAILVHIVKSDSSLSPMPLSVSP
- the LOC123468527 gene encoding uncharacterized protein LOC123468527 isoform X1, encoding MERQKNVDDVWDANREDMMQAIIVHATPAVTPRCKQCHMETTICVRCASCKEVLCFECDFSYHRTRPFHTRQCMQLDSSFPLKPTQFLDPSGNIFDKYVHVPLFLPTECSNCRAEGSLKCQAGSKSIAVITRDGRFDLSNTSFCCSKCLCIAEASVEVYLQSGFWPGCPTSLTYLFSTDVLEHWTHLKHQLPGSSERKYLTILEELSKTRGRFDVISRVHFARASREYEYMQHQINTKILSRQVMVCKACGVKPKALHVDGNFKLYRWRLSHIKEKAKILVEIPHIPLAVYYTSESHIIRNADTSEFPDQCTTITDAVSTDSPTNFAHPIGKTRRTKAHLKGVPEKRARSEGKQHASSRVKNSVIDLDYHKSITGDVLTRSLITDCAAGQLKIGSRNSCENFSSATPSRTPPFPPTPTPSPTPSFPPTPSPSPIHPVPLPLQISNAIKVNNKDLVKTPEEMFFRGPQGKLLKVVRCTQTYFNSKLNFEPGKYHPFSYILSFLKERILNQESAILVHIVKSDSSLSPMPLSVSP